AGTCTGCTGGGCTTTGTGGCAGAAGCGTTTGACGGAAGCCAAAATCTGGTCTGCGGACTTGGTCCATTTGAAGGGCTTGGGATTTTTGTTGTGCAGGTCGATGAAGGTACGGATGTCGGCCTCGAGCTGCCTGACGGAGGTGTGAACACCTCGCTGGATCTGCTTTCGGGTGAGCTCAGCGAACCAGCGTTCGACCTGATTGATCCATGACGCGGAAGTCGGCGTGAAGTGGACATGATAATGCGGCCGACGGGCGAGCCACGCTTTGATCTTGGGTGTTTTGTGAGTGGCGTAGTTGTCCATGACGATATGGACATCGATCCCTTCAGGGACTTGAGCGTCGATCTCTTTGAGGAACTTCAAGAACTCGACTGCCCGGTGGCGCTTGTAGCATTTGCCGATGACGAATCCAGAGGCGACATCGAGCGCGGCAAACAGCGAGGTCGTACCATGCCGCACATAGCTGTGCGTGCGCCGTTCCGGTACGCCCGGCATCATCGGCAGGACCGGCTGCTCGCGATCCAGGGCCTGGATCTGGCTTTTCTCATCGACACTGAGGACAAGGGCTCGGTTCGGTGGGGAAAGGTAAAGGCCGACGATATCGCGGACCTTGTCGACGAACAGCGGGTCGCTCGACAGCTTGAATGTCTGGCTGCGGTGCGGCTGCAGGCCGAACGCCGTCCACATTCGGCGGATCGTGGTGTGGGAAAAGCCAGTTTCCGCAGCCATTGAGCGGATCGACCAGTGCGTCGCGTCGGGTGGCGTTGTACGCAATGTCCGCTCAATTACCTCAGCAACCTGATCGTCGTTGATGGTTCGAGGGCGGCCCGGGCGGGCCTCGTCAAGCAGGCCATCACAGCGATCCTTCAAAAATCGGCGGCGCCACTTGCCGACGGTGTGTTCGTGGAGGCCGAGTTCGACAGCCACAGACTTGCTTGGCAAGCCATCCGCACACCGCAGGATCGCGCGGCAGCGCTCAGATAGCGATCGGGCAACGCGATGACGACGAACTTGTCTCTCCAAGTACGCCCGCTCCGGCGGACTAAGCACCAACGGCGCGATCGGCCGGCCTCGCTCACCTGCATTCGCCACAAGCTCTCTCCTCTGTAGAGATTCGAGCTATCAACTAATGTGACGAACTTGCGTTCCAGATGACTAGAACGCTGATCGCCGCGACAGTATCGTAGGCTGGGCTCTTAACGAGCCCGGTCGGCCCGCAAGGTCTCGAAGAACGCCACGATCGCGTCAATCTGGTATTCGACAAGTTTTGGCTTGAGCATTGCTTCGTTCGGGCCTACTCGACGGTGGCTTGACGCCAACAACAGTCGGAGATCGTTGGCTGAGAAAGATGGTCGACTGGCAATTTCGCTGAAGCTTGGCGCGGGGAAGCGAAAGGCTGGTGTCTCCTTTGAAGAATCCGAGATGACGTGACAGAGGCCGCAGGTCCCGCGAGCCAGCGCACGCCCCTCCGCGATCTGATCCGCGAACAGCTGATCGCCGAACGGCGAATTGACCGGCACCTGGATGGTGATCGAACCGAATCCGCTCGCGCGGTGGCAGGTATTGCATCCGCTCGTGAAATCCGCGTAAGCCTTCGCGAAAGCTGCACTATCCTTCAGTTCAATCGCACGATCCAAGGCTTGTAACTGCTCGTTAGTTTGGGACAATCGCGAGCTTTCGGATGGATAGAGCATTGCCTTCCGCCAGCTGGCTTCGATCTGTCGAAGCTCGTAATTCGCCAAGCTCCAGTTGCCGAGCTTTCCGGCGAACCATAGTTTGATGTGTTGGAATTGGAGCGCGACCATAAGGTCGGATAGTTGCGTTGACGTATTGCCAGCAGGCTGGTTCTCTGCCCCCGCATTGAATAGTGGAAGCATGGCGACGATCCCGGCGGCCATCAGCGTCCGACACTTCATACCAGCGCTCGAAAAGATGAAGCAACGCCAGCCTCGGCGCCGATTCCGATCAACACCTTTCCAAATGACTGACGTCATGCGCGCGTACCAAAGCGATTTCTCGACGCACCGACCGAGCGCATCAGACGAATTCCCTTGTCGATCGGCCCAGCCGTCGTTGATTAGACAAGCAGGTTCGTAAAGAACGGCTCGGCAATCTCAGCGACTGATGGCTCTATCCCGTCAGATGCGACGGCGGTGATAAATTCGCGCTTACAGTTCCAGCAGCGCCAGAGCTCTTGGGCTTCGCGAGCATTGATGCGTTCACGCCACTCGAGATCGACCAACCCGGAACCACAGCGAGGGCATTTTTTGTCATGTGGTGCTGAGACCGATGCCATATGGGCTTTCCTCGTTTTCGACGCGTAGCATGCGTTCTTGGCGGTATAGCGAAATGATCTAGATCAACGACCTGCTCGCTCTTCCCCATAGCTGACTTGAGGTGTAAGCCATCGTCCGCAATTTTCGCCGAGGCCACTGCGTATCTGCCATTGGGACGCTCACCAACTGGCTAACCCCACTGCACGCTTCTAACGCCGTTCGACTTCGGACTCTTGCTCCATCTGCAAGATGCGCGCTCGTAGCGCGTCGAAGGTTTCTTCGGCGGCCTCGCTGAACAGCGGATCCTCATGATTGACTGTCGCCGAGGCGATCTCAGCCCAATCTGCCGGCTTGAGAGCCTTGAGGGCGGCGGGGAAGAAATCGCGGTCTTCGATCATGATGTGACGCCGCTCGCTCTCCATGAAATCGCGAACGATGTTGTCCACATTCTGCCGAAGAATCTCTCGATCCGCCAAAACACTGTCGATCGCCTGAGCGACGCGGCGCAAACGCTGGGTCCCTTTTTGGTGTTCGAGCGTCAGATCGCCGATCCTTGCCGCCGCAGCGGGGTCTCGAAGCTTTAGCTTGGAAAAGACCAATTCTTCTTGGGGATGATGATACAGTTCCGGATAGAGCTCAAAGTAGCTGATAATCGCGCGAATGACCTCATAGTCGGGATGGTCCCCGCGATCGAAAATCTCAAGCTCGCGATCGAGTACGGCGAGTAGCGTCTCGATGTTGCGATGTTCCCGGGATAGACGCTCAATGATCATTGCGACCTCCAATGAACCATTGAATGATGGAAGCTATCTTGAAAACGATCCCAGTTTCTTGCGCTAGATCAAACACGGAGGATCGGTCGCGACGTCGACGGGGACGACATACTGCTGTCTGGAAGGTCGAGGTGGCGCCGGTGCGGGTTCCCCCGAACGTCCGCTTTGCGCCAGCAGCAGTCGCTTCGAAGGTCTGAGGCGTCTCTATCTTCCTCGCTGCGCAATCCTGCTTTGGTCAACAATTCGGTCGCTTGGACTGCGGGAGCGAATCGCGAAGCTTGTCGTTTCGTCACGCCTCTGCAAGATGGCGCGCGATCAACTGAACTGCGAATTTGAGGAAATCGCGCTGGTCGAGGGCGGCGGGATCTTCGGCGACGCTTGCCAACAAAGCTTCTCCTGACATCGCAGCATGCATGTGGGCTGCGCTCAGGATAGCGATGGCGTATTGCGTGTCGGAGATCCGCGGTGCGCGCCGCCTCGCCTTCCGCGCCGCTTGGATCCGCGCTCGATGAACTCGCTCGACCAGCGACTTGAGCATGCCTGATCCCTTTGGCCGCCAGCCAGCGAGACTAAGCCAGAGGGCGAGTCTCGCGGCCCGTTCGTCGGCATAGGCGCGCTGAAAGAGCCGTCCAAGGGCAGCGACGTCGATTTGATCGGGCGCCCAGCTTTCGATGGTCGCTTCAATGTCATCTACCAGCCGGCGCCCTATGCGCCGCAGGAGCGCGTCCATCAAGGCTTCGCGGGTGCCGAAGTGGTAGTGGATAGCCGCGTCCGTAATGCCCAGATCTGCGGCGATGCGCTGGATGCGCACGCCTTCGGGGCCCTCGTCGTGCAGCCGCCGCTCCGCGGCATCCAGGATCGCGAATTTCGCCGCTTGTGGTGTTCGACGTTGTCGCGTGGCCATTGACATACCTGCGTTCGTGGGTCTTACTTAGGATACCCTAAGTAAGGGGTTGTGGGTGAACGATTGGCATCCCGAGGCGCTGGCGACAATAGCCGATCGGCTCGGTATTGCCTTTACCGACCTCGCGCCGCCGCGCTCAACGCGTTTCCGCACGCATGGCGGACCCACTATCCACGTCCTCGATTGGGGCGGCCAAGGACCTCCGGCGGTGCTGCTGCACGGCGGCGCGCTGACCGCCCGCACCTGGGATTATGTCGCCATTGCACTGCGGCCTGATTTCCGGCTCTTAGCACTCGACATGCGCGGCCATGGCGCCAGCGGTTGGGCCGACGATTATTCAATCGAAAGCTGTGCGACGGACCTCGTGGCAGTTATCGACGGCCTCGGGATTCAACGCGCGCGCATCGTTGGCATGTCGTTGGGAGGAATGGTGGCCTGCGAGTTCGCGCTGCGCCACCCGGACCGCACCGAAAGTCTCGCGATGGTCGATGTGACCTCACGACCGGTGTTTGCTGCAACGGCGCGGATGCGCACCTTCATGACGGACTTTCGTGGCGCAGCGACAGTGGACGAAGTGGTCGAGATGGCGCTTGCAGTTAGTCCCAGGAGCGATCCAGAGCGCCTTCACTATCGAATGCGCACCCTGCTGAAGCGTGACGACGATGGGCGCCTCGTGTGGAAGAGCGACCGCCGTCGTCCGGCGGATTATCCCATGATCCTTAGGCATCTCGCGGGCTTCGAGGCTCGCATCCCGGACATGGCCGCGCCTTTCCTGCTGGCCAGGGGTGGTGAAAGCCTCATCGTCTCCAAGGATGCCGCCCATGACTTCACCGCGCGCTTTCCTGACGGGCGGTGGATCAACATCAAGGGCGCGGGCCACAACGTCCAGGAAGACAATCCGCGCGATCTGGCCGACGCGCTCAGAGCCTTCTGGGGCGGACGTCTGCGGAGCATGACGCAGAAAGGCATTCAATGAAGACTTGCCAGGTCTTTGCCGCATATGATCGCGACGCGACCACGCAACATGGCTGGGCCTACTGCCCTATGTGCGGCTCCGGCCTGGTCCGACCAACAAGAGGAGAACCGGAGAAGACATGTGAAAACCCGGCCTGTGCCTTCGTGCTGTACCGAAATCCAACGCCGATCATCGCCGTTCTCATCGTCGACGGTGACAGGTTTTTGTTGTGCAGGCGGAAGCGAGAGACCTTCGAGGGAGGCAAGTGGTGCCTGCCGTGCGGTTACATCGAATTTCATGAGGATTATCTGACGGCAGGCAGGCGCGAGGTGAAAGAGGAGACCGGCCTTGAGGTAGAGATTACTGCCCTGCTCAGTGTCGCTTCCAACTTCCTTCGCCCGGACATCCACACGCTGGCAGTTTGCGTGCTCGCCAAGCCGGTGGGCGGAGCAGCCTGTCCCGACGACGACGTCGACGAATTGGGATGGTTTTCCCTTGGAGACAAATTGCCGAGCTTTGCATTCTCAGCCGATCGTCACATGGTGGAGCGCTACTTTGCGACGCGCCTGTCGGGCGCGCCCGTCGATCTCGCCTACGCCCGGCAGGTGTGAACTGGACGTGGCTCGAATTCGCCGGACACACGAAGCCGGTTAATTCTCAACGGCGCTTGAGAATTTCTATTTCCAAACGCGGTAAGAATTTTGACCGCAACAGAGTTTGTTCATCCAACGAACTCCGCAACTTAACTGCTGGCTGGGGCGGCATCGAACCTCCGAATGGCGGAATCAAAACCTGCTTGATTATTCAATGATTTCATCGCGCATTTGGAAAAAATGGTCAAAATGCGCTTCAGTAATTTCAATAGCTTGGCTGCCATTTCCAAATGAAAACGCTCTGAAGCTTGAAAGCGATCGACTGAGCAGCTCAGCTAAGTTGAAACTCGCTTGGCCGTGGGCTGGCGATATCACGCATGCAACCGTTTACGCGTAGGCACCCTGAAATCCTGACCGAGCTAATTAAGAGACAGCCCCGGCCTGAGAAAAATCAATGACTTACGGATCGCATCACTGGACTTAACCGGCCGAAGCTGGGCATTCGTCGCACGATCATAGTGTTGCACTGCCTGATATCCGAACCCGCGCTACTTGGACTTTACCGGGTCAACTGGGACGACCAAACCATCGGTCGATAGG
This is a stretch of genomic DNA from Bradyrhizobium sp. CB2312. It encodes these proteins:
- a CDS encoding IS630 family transposase translates to MANAGERGRPIAPLVLSPPERAYLERQVRRHRVARSLSERCRAILRCADGLPSKSVAVELGLHEHTVGKWRRRFLKDRCDGLLDEARPGRPRTINDDQVAEVIERTLRTTPPDATHWSIRSMAAETGFSHTTIRRMWTAFGLQPHRSQTFKLSSDPLFVDKVRDIVGLYLSPPNRALVLSVDEKSQIQALDREQPVLPMMPGVPERRTHSYVRHGTTSLFAALDVASGFVIGKCYKRHRAVEFLKFLKEIDAQVPEGIDVHIVMDNYATHKTPKIKAWLARRPHYHVHFTPTSASWINQVERWFAELTRKQIQRGVHTSVRQLEADIRTFIDLHNKNPKPFKWTKSADQILASVKRFCHKAQQTLCGEL
- a CDS encoding hemerythrin domain-containing protein, whose protein sequence is MIIERLSREHRNIETLLAVLDRELEIFDRGDHPDYEVIRAIISYFELYPELYHHPQEELVFSKLKLRDPAAAARIGDLTLEHQKGTQRLRRVAQAIDSVLADREILRQNVDNIVRDFMESERRHIMIEDRDFFPAALKALKPADWAEIASATVNHEDPLFSEAAEETFDALRARILQMEQESEVERR
- a CDS encoding TetR/AcrR family transcriptional regulator, which encodes MATRQRRTPQAAKFAILDAAERRLHDEGPEGVRIQRIAADLGITDAAIHYHFGTREALMDALLRRIGRRLVDDIEATIESWAPDQIDVAALGRLFQRAYADERAARLALWLSLAGWRPKGSGMLKSLVERVHRARIQAARKARRRAPRISDTQYAIAILSAAHMHAAMSGEALLASVAEDPAALDQRDFLKFAVQLIARHLAEA
- a CDS encoding alpha/beta hydrolase, with product MNDWHPEALATIADRLGIAFTDLAPPRSTRFRTHGGPTIHVLDWGGQGPPAVLLHGGALTARTWDYVAIALRPDFRLLALDMRGHGASGWADDYSIESCATDLVAVIDGLGIQRARIVGMSLGGMVACEFALRHPDRTESLAMVDVTSRPVFAATARMRTFMTDFRGAATVDEVVEMALAVSPRSDPERLHYRMRTLLKRDDDGRLVWKSDRRRPADYPMILRHLAGFEARIPDMAAPFLLARGGESLIVSKDAAHDFTARFPDGRWINIKGAGHNVQEDNPRDLADALRAFWGGRLRSMTQKGIQ
- a CDS encoding NUDIX hydrolase translates to MKTCQVFAAYDRDATTQHGWAYCPMCGSGLVRPTRGEPEKTCENPACAFVLYRNPTPIIAVLIVDGDRFLLCRRKRETFEGGKWCLPCGYIEFHEDYLTAGRREVKEETGLEVEITALLSVASNFLRPDIHTLAVCVLAKPVGGAACPDDDVDELGWFSLGDKLPSFAFSADRHMVERYFATRLSGAPVDLAYARQV